One window from the genome of Gimesia aquarii encodes:
- a CDS encoding outer membrane protein assembly factor BamB family protein — translation MKALMAAATLTLFIASTTIAGNWPGWRGPTSNGVAQGNGYPVSWNSLKNILWEVDFPGVSGSTPVIWGDDLFLTTTTGGKNRVICLNKNSGKEKWHVDFGTERAGKHKKGSGSSPSPAVDDDYLFTYFKSGDLACINRDGKILWKKNLQKIYGEDTLWWDLGTSPVLTNDLVVIACMQSDNSYLVAFDKATGKEVWKQTRNLNAPEEANQSYSTPVVVSRDGKEIIYVLGADHVTAHDAQTGKEIWRVGGLNPTQHKYFRSISSPVVSDGYLIAPYARGGSITGIKLGGTGDITKSNVAWTNEAKGEFSDVPTPAAINGRFYICADKGEVLCFDIKTGKKIWGGRLPRSRHKFSSSPILADGHIYVTREDGTTFVLDQGDQFKVEAENPLEGFALATPIFSDGKIYLKMTDKLYCIGKK, via the coding sequence ATGAAAGCTTTAATGGCAGCAGCCACTCTAACTCTGTTCATCGCTTCTACCACAATTGCCGGAAACTGGCCTGGTTGGCGGGGGCCGACTTCAAATGGCGTCGCTCAGGGAAACGGATATCCTGTTTCCTGGAATAGTTTAAAAAACATTCTCTGGGAAGTCGACTTTCCCGGAGTCAGTGGTTCGACGCCCGTAATCTGGGGAGACGACCTGTTCCTGACAACCACCACTGGTGGAAAAAACCGAGTCATTTGTCTAAATAAAAATTCCGGCAAGGAAAAATGGCATGTTGACTTCGGCACAGAGCGAGCGGGTAAACACAAAAAAGGAAGTGGTAGTAGCCCTTCTCCGGCCGTCGATGATGATTACCTTTTTACCTACTTCAAAAGTGGGGACTTAGCCTGTATTAATCGTGATGGAAAAATCCTCTGGAAAAAAAACCTGCAGAAGATTTACGGGGAAGACACACTTTGGTGGGACTTGGGAACATCTCCTGTTCTGACAAACGATTTGGTCGTCATTGCCTGCATGCAGAGCGATAACTCTTATCTTGTCGCTTTTGATAAAGCCACTGGCAAAGAAGTCTGGAAACAAACTCGTAACCTCAATGCTCCGGAAGAGGCCAACCAGAGTTATTCGACTCCCGTTGTCGTCAGCCGTGATGGTAAAGAAATCATTTATGTCCTAGGAGCAGACCATGTGACGGCTCATGATGCACAGACCGGTAAAGAAATCTGGAGAGTCGGTGGCCTGAATCCCACTCAGCATAAATACTTTCGCTCTATTTCCTCTCCTGTTGTCAGCGATGGCTATCTGATTGCCCCTTATGCACGTGGTGGCTCAATCACAGGAATCAAGTTAGGTGGAACGGGAGATATCACAAAGTCGAATGTAGCCTGGACCAATGAAGCAAAAGGGGAATTTTCGGATGTCCCTACACCAGCCGCCATCAATGGCCGTTTCTATATTTGTGCAGACAAAGGTGAGGTTCTCTGCTTTGATATCAAGACCGGAAAAAAAATCTGGGGAGGCCGTCTGCCTCGAAGCCGTCACAAGTTTAGCTCTTCACCGATTCTCGCCGATGGTCATATTTATGTTACCAGAGAAGATGGTACGACCTTTGTTCTGGACCAAGGAGACCAGTTCAAAGTGGAAGCAGAAAATCCACTCGAAGGTTTTGCTTTGGCAACTCCCATTTTCTCAGATGGCAAAATCTATCTGAAAATGACAGACAAGCTCTACTGTATTGGAAAGAAATAG
- a CDS encoding sulfatase-like hydrolase/transferase — MTAHLRNAFLVLLFISCLFLISNRASAESKAPSRPNILFLFSDDQRADALSAYDNPHIQTPNLDQLVRTGFSFRNAFCMGSIHGAVCQPSRAMLNSGRSLYRVPMNLKGVITLPQLLKQSGYTTFGTGKWHNHRDSFQKSFTTGTAAFIGGMSNHLKVPVMDLKEGQFQNKRTGDKFSSELFVDATVDFLNQHPKEKPFYAYVAFTAPHDPRMPPAAAMKAYKKNPPPLPKNFMPQHPFNNGWMTGRDESLTGWPRNPKIVQEQLAEYYGMITDMDMQIGRILNVIKKNGFDKNTIIIFSSDHGLAIGSHGLLGKQNLYEHSMKSPLIFSGPGIPQNESSDALVYLYDIFPTVCNLTHTPVPAGVEGSDLAPIWRRDTDRVRDSLFTTYEDLMRAVRDDRWKLIRYPQINKTQLFDLKNDPYELHDLSQRPGEKKRVQNMLALLKTWQQKTDDKQPLTSDHPKSETIDLTGRKRKPDQHQPRWIIEKYFDSE; from the coding sequence ATGACTGCACATCTCCGAAATGCTTTCTTGGTTCTCTTGTTTATATCTTGTTTGTTCCTCATCTCAAACAGAGCTTCTGCAGAATCAAAGGCTCCGTCGCGACCAAATATTCTGTTTCTCTTCAGCGATGATCAACGTGCTGATGCACTTTCTGCTTACGATAACCCACACATTCAGACTCCGAATCTGGATCAGCTTGTCAGAACCGGTTTTAGTTTTCGAAATGCGTTTTGTATGGGTTCCATTCATGGCGCGGTCTGCCAACCCAGCCGAGCGATGCTCAACAGTGGACGCTCGCTTTATCGTGTTCCCATGAATCTCAAAGGGGTTATTACCCTACCGCAACTATTGAAGCAGTCGGGTTACACTACATTTGGAACAGGTAAATGGCACAATCACCGCGATTCGTTTCAAAAAAGTTTTACAACAGGAACAGCTGCCTTCATTGGAGGTATGTCCAACCATTTAAAAGTTCCCGTGATGGACTTGAAAGAAGGTCAGTTTCAAAACAAACGCACTGGTGATAAATTTTCGAGTGAGCTGTTTGTCGATGCGACCGTTGACTTTTTGAACCAGCATCCAAAAGAGAAACCATTCTATGCGTACGTTGCGTTCACAGCCCCCCATGATCCACGAATGCCCCCTGCTGCGGCAATGAAAGCTTATAAAAAAAATCCCCCTCCACTACCAAAAAATTTCATGCCACAACATCCCTTTAATAATGGTTGGATGACAGGTCGAGACGAATCGTTAACCGGTTGGCCTCGAAATCCCAAAATCGTGCAGGAACAACTGGCAGAGTATTATGGGATGATCACCGATATGGATATGCAAATAGGTCGTATCCTGAACGTCATCAAAAAAAATGGTTTCGATAAAAATACAATCATCATTTTTTCATCCGATCACGGACTGGCGATCGGTAGTCATGGTTTACTTGGAAAACAAAATTTGTATGAACACAGCATGAAATCTCCGCTGATTTTTTCAGGACCGGGTATACCCCAAAACGAATCCAGTGATGCACTCGTGTATTTGTACGATATTTTCCCAACAGTTTGCAATTTAACTCACACGCCCGTTCCCGCAGGAGTGGAAGGTTCTGACCTGGCTCCGATCTGGAGAAGGGATACAGACCGAGTCCGCGATTCCCTCTTCACTACCTATGAAGACTTAATGCGGGCTGTCAGAGACGATCGCTGGAAATTGATTCGCTATCCGCAAATCAATAAAACACAGTTATTTGATCTTAAAAATGATCCGTACGAATTACATGATCTCTCCCAAAGACCAGGAGAGAAAAAACGTGTTCAGAACATGCTGGCGTTACTGAAAACCTGGCAGCAGAAAACAGACGACAAACAACCCCTCACATCCGACCATCCCAAGTCGGAAACCATTGATTTAACAGGACGAAAGCGCAAACCAGACCAACATCAACCTCGCTGGATCATAGAAAAATACTTCGATTCTGAATGA
- a CDS encoding phenylacetate--CoA ligase family protein: MKQTSNYMNDLQNLPENQNRNVIEARQLQRLQGLLKEVSATNPFWSKKWEAAGVSVDAIQNLSDLQKLPVTTKTELVEDHLAHSPYGSNLTYPVEKYTRMHQTSGTTGSPMRWLDTKASWDWFGECWSQIYRMVGLYPEDRLFFPFSFGPFVGFWAAFEGATRLGHFCLAGGGMGSEARLQMILDNKITAICCTPTYALRLAEVAESENINLAMSRVRALIVAGEPGGNIEATKLRIGQAWGARVFDHWGMTEIGALGIEPLENPGGLNILETECIAEIVNPETLQPVVKGEQGELIITNLGRIGSPLIRYRTGDLVCEDTTDCPSGRSLLRLKGGILGRADDMVIIRGNNVFPSSLEAILRTFDQIAEYRIEVHTIRAMQHMKIELEPTGTLTSEEQQSQLITDVSNTIKDRLNFHAEVSTVAPGALPRFELKGRRFFKID; the protein is encoded by the coding sequence ATGAAGCAAACAAGTAATTATATGAATGATCTACAAAACCTGCCGGAAAACCAGAATCGCAACGTAATCGAAGCACGCCAACTGCAACGCTTACAAGGCCTTCTGAAAGAAGTCTCTGCCACGAATCCTTTCTGGAGCAAGAAGTGGGAGGCTGCCGGAGTTTCAGTAGACGCGATTCAAAACTTATCCGATCTGCAAAAATTGCCGGTTACAACCAAAACGGAATTAGTAGAAGATCATCTAGCCCACTCACCCTATGGCTCAAATCTGACTTATCCTGTAGAAAAATACACACGCATGCACCAAACATCGGGAACAACAGGTTCTCCGATGCGTTGGCTCGATACCAAGGCAAGTTGGGATTGGTTTGGTGAATGCTGGTCACAAATTTATCGCATGGTAGGACTCTATCCAGAAGATCGGTTATTTTTTCCATTCTCATTTGGTCCTTTTGTGGGTTTTTGGGCTGCCTTTGAAGGTGCCACACGACTTGGTCATTTTTGTCTGGCAGGTGGCGGCATGGGAAGTGAAGCCAGACTGCAAATGATTCTGGATAACAAAATCACCGCGATCTGCTGTACTCCCACTTATGCTCTGCGGTTGGCAGAAGTGGCAGAATCAGAAAACATCAATCTCGCAATGAGTCGTGTGCGTGCCTTAATTGTCGCCGGTGAACCGGGGGGCAACATTGAAGCGACCAAGCTACGTATTGGTCAAGCCTGGGGAGCGCGCGTCTTCGATCATTGGGGAATGACAGAAATTGGTGCACTCGGTATTGAACCTCTGGAAAATCCGGGAGGCTTAAACATTCTCGAAACTGAATGTATTGCTGAGATCGTGAATCCGGAAACTTTACAGCCAGTTGTAAAAGGGGAACAAGGAGAGTTAATCATCACTAATCTGGGACGAATCGGCTCGCCTTTGATTCGTTACCGCACAGGTGACTTAGTCTGCGAAGATACGACAGACTGCCCTTCCGGTCGCTCATTACTACGATTAAAAGGAGGCATTCTTGGCCGCGCAGATGACATGGTCATTATTCGCGGCAACAACGTATTCCCTTCGAGCCTCGAAGCAATTCTCCGCACATTCGATCAAATCGCGGAGTATCGAATTGAAGTCCACACGATACGAGCGATGCAACACATGAAAATTGAACTAGAACCAACTGGGACTCTTACTAGTGAGGAACAGCAAAGTCAGCTTATTACCGATGTCAGCAATACCATCAAAGATCGCCTCAATTTCCATGCAGAAGTCAGTACAGTTGCCCCCGGAGCATTACCACGTTTTGAGCTTAAAGGTCGTCGTTTCTTCAAAATCGACTGA
- a CDS encoding DEAD/DEAH box helicase, giving the protein MENSETKPNSGNHQDIFDHSGGPHFLPQTAVSNSALISQTDRHNLKQQIGCESMALAVSTSVFASGMNGALTRKFKVETSSVDLLEPAGMMPKWKPTRPRVKTFGMTFPDGLEFIPPKEEKESESEINQIKGPTPTDSENMESKTATRLQPPPNALSLEDRLFYLLQPPLETWLAGQELLMPFEPFPYQYEGIAWLFSQKSALLADEMGLGKTMQTITGVRLLLRSGQVRRILLLCPKPLIPNWQREFKFWAEELPVTIVQGDSNRRKMIWEMPNTPILIANYESMTRDFEAMGEENIPRFDLVVLDEAQRIKNRNSRTAEISRSIPRKRSWALTGTPIENRHEEMSSLFEWMEVVPPRATPDLRQLQVLSKEFILRRTKDLVMTDLPPRLDRPAFLDLNPAQQIAYETAEKDGVIQLNEMGDSITVQHVFELVLRLKQITNFDPVTGESSKLDRLEADMEEIASSGGKAILFSQWTKPLDFMAERLARFGTLVYHGGIPTKQREPILDQFKHDPNSHLLLMSYGTGAVGLNLQFAGYVFLFDRWWNPAIEDQAINRAHRIGQKTQVIVTKFICNNTIEERIDLVLQQKRELFHSILGDGDTTCESRSLTAAEIFGLFDLKQKKGDVTKKIAPQIPQKPAA; this is encoded by the coding sequence GTGGAAAATTCAGAAACAAAACCAAATAGCGGAAACCATCAGGACATTTTCGATCATTCTGGTGGTCCACATTTTTTACCGCAAACAGCGGTTTCTAATTCAGCCCTGATTTCTCAAACCGATAGGCATAATCTCAAGCAGCAGATTGGCTGCGAGTCGATGGCGTTAGCGGTATCGACTTCTGTTTTTGCTTCGGGAATGAATGGCGCGCTCACACGCAAATTCAAAGTGGAAACATCATCGGTTGACCTGCTTGAACCGGCAGGCATGATGCCTAAATGGAAGCCGACTCGTCCACGCGTCAAAACCTTTGGTATGACATTTCCTGACGGTTTAGAATTTATTCCTCCCAAAGAAGAAAAAGAATCCGAGTCGGAAATTAATCAAATCAAAGGGCCGACACCGACAGACTCCGAAAACATGGAAAGTAAAACAGCAACTAGGTTACAACCTCCGCCAAACGCATTGTCTCTAGAAGATCGACTCTTTTATCTGTTGCAGCCTCCATTAGAAACCTGGTTGGCGGGACAGGAATTGCTTATGCCGTTTGAACCATTTCCTTACCAGTATGAGGGGATAGCCTGGCTGTTTTCGCAAAAGTCTGCATTGCTTGCTGATGAAATGGGGCTCGGTAAAACGATGCAGACAATTACTGGAGTTCGTTTGTTATTGCGGAGCGGTCAGGTTCGACGGATTTTATTGCTCTGTCCTAAGCCACTGATTCCCAATTGGCAGCGTGAATTTAAATTTTGGGCTGAAGAACTACCCGTTACCATTGTACAAGGGGATTCGAATCGTCGTAAAATGATTTGGGAAATGCCTAATACACCAATCTTGATTGCCAATTATGAATCGATGACGCGCGACTTTGAGGCGATGGGGGAAGAAAACATACCCCGGTTCGACTTGGTCGTTCTTGATGAAGCGCAGAGAATTAAGAATCGCAACTCTCGAACTGCAGAGATTTCACGCTCTATACCTCGTAAACGGAGTTGGGCTCTCACAGGTACTCCCATTGAAAATCGACATGAAGAAATGTCATCTTTATTTGAATGGATGGAAGTCGTTCCGCCACGGGCAACTCCTGATTTGCGGCAGCTCCAGGTACTTTCCAAAGAGTTTATTTTGAGACGGACAAAAGATCTGGTGATGACCGACTTACCGCCCCGTCTGGATCGTCCTGCCTTCTTGGATTTGAATCCCGCCCAGCAAATTGCCTACGAGACAGCTGAAAAAGATGGCGTGATTCAGCTGAATGAGATGGGAGATTCGATTACCGTACAGCATGTCTTTGAGTTAGTGCTGCGTTTGAAGCAAATCACTAATTTCGATCCGGTAACAGGGGAAAGCTCAAAACTGGATCGACTGGAAGCCGACATGGAAGAGATTGCCTCTAGTGGTGGCAAAGCAATTTTATTCAGCCAATGGACAAAGCCTTTGGATTTCATGGCTGAACGGTTAGCGCGTTTTGGGACTCTTGTCTATCATGGTGGAATTCCTACAAAACAACGTGAGCCCATTCTCGATCAATTCAAGCACGATCCGAATTCCCATTTACTGTTGATGAGTTATGGAACAGGCGCTGTGGGTCTCAATTTACAGTTTGCCGGTTATGTATTTCTGTTCGACCGCTGGTGGAATCCAGCGATTGAGGATCAGGCAATTAACCGTGCCCATCGGATCGGTCAGAAAACGCAGGTAATCGTAACAAAATTCATCTGTAACAATACGATTGAAGAACGCATTGATCTGGTCTTGCAGCAGAAACGCGAGTTATTTCATTCCATATTGGGAGACGGAGATACGACTTGTGAATCGAGGAGCCTGACCGCAGCAGAAATCTTTGGGTTGTTTGATCTGAAGCAGAAAAAAGGGGATGTGACTAAGAAAATTGCTCCACAAATCCCACAAAAACCGGCTGCCTGA
- a CDS encoding alpha/beta hydrolase family protein, producing the protein MNTVRLIRSLLGLFILFLLATGHLQAAEPIKPNPRLPKTTPWDLKELSKAPKFEWVDQNSSVRSLLYQGLDYRGKPTKVFAYYGSPELPKIDSTNPPRFPSVVLIHGGGGTAFREWVELWVQKGYAAIAMDLAGFQPVEGKNPHDRKNRTRLAEGGPNQSHVEKFDAIKSDISEHWCYHAPANVILAHSLICSFAEVDQDRTAVTGISWGGYLTCVVAGLDNRFEAAVPVYGCGFLDNHSVFEKSITKLSPKDAKRWMQLYDPGQYLPAVQMPIFFVNGTNDFAYWLSAYQKSYEAVPESTPRNIRIEVNMRHSHPAGWAPQEIAKFINEKLNHTTALPLVQSPVMKGKRISAELSQSAPVKTAVLQYTTDDGPNPERKWHSIPLKIEGRKVSGKAPPGNTKIWFINVTDETGAMTSSPLMRKL; encoded by the coding sequence ATGAATACAGTTCGACTAATCAGGTCTTTACTGGGTCTCTTCATTCTCTTTCTGCTTGCCACTGGGCACTTACAAGCGGCTGAGCCAATCAAACCCAATCCCCGTCTGCCCAAAACAACTCCATGGGATTTGAAGGAACTCAGCAAGGCACCTAAATTTGAATGGGTCGATCAGAACTCTTCTGTCAGATCACTGCTTTACCAGGGCTTAGATTATCGAGGAAAACCGACAAAAGTATTTGCCTATTATGGCTCCCCCGAGTTACCCAAAATAGACTCGACGAATCCCCCTCGCTTTCCCAGCGTCGTCCTGATCCATGGCGGAGGTGGAACTGCCTTCCGTGAGTGGGTCGAACTATGGGTCCAGAAAGGTTACGCAGCTATTGCCATGGATCTGGCTGGTTTCCAGCCTGTTGAGGGTAAAAATCCACATGATCGCAAAAATAGAACACGGCTTGCTGAGGGTGGACCAAATCAATCACATGTCGAAAAATTTGATGCTATCAAATCTGATATTTCAGAACACTGGTGTTATCACGCACCGGCCAATGTCATTTTGGCACACTCACTGATCTGCTCGTTTGCTGAAGTTGATCAAGACCGTACGGCTGTGACGGGCATCTCATGGGGTGGCTATCTAACCTGTGTTGTTGCGGGACTTGACAATCGCTTCGAGGCGGCTGTCCCCGTTTATGGGTGTGGTTTCTTAGATAATCACTCGGTTTTTGAAAAATCGATCACTAAACTTTCCCCCAAAGACGCCAAGCGTTGGATGCAACTCTATGATCCGGGGCAATATCTGCCTGCAGTTCAAATGCCAATCTTTTTTGTTAATGGCACGAATGATTTCGCATACTGGTTGAGTGCTTACCAGAAAAGTTATGAAGCCGTTCCTGAATCTACGCCGCGTAACATTCGTATTGAAGTCAATATGCGACATAGCCACCCAGCTGGTTGGGCACCTCAAGAGATTGCAAAGTTCATCAATGAAAAACTCAACCACACGACTGCCTTACCGCTGGTTCAGAGCCCCGTGATGAAAGGCAAAAGAATATCAGCGGAATTGTCTCAGTCTGCCCCAGTGAAAACAGCAGTTCTGCAATACACAACCGATGATGGTCCTAACCCGGAAAGAAAGTGGCATTCGATCCCACTAAAAATTGAAGGGAGGAAAGTCTCAGGCAAAGCGCCACCTGGAAACACAAAAATCTGGTTTATCAATGTCACTGATGAAACGGGTGCGATGACATCCAGCCCACTGATGAGGAAACTATAA
- a CDS encoding diacylglycerol kinase: MIKSQDTIVKKHRAGSAPREVTTKLRSEWRQRLVDAERGITFGIRLDSTFFIHFFTGSAVIAGAMLLGLSATHWAIIVLAMTTVLCAQMFNQVLKSIWKLLGNHLPAESQNTFKAGTAAVCVSIIGSVITIAIIFCSALYRLLF; encoded by the coding sequence GTGATCAAATCTCAGGATACTATAGTAAAAAAACACCGTGCAGGCTCAGCACCGCGCGAAGTGACAACAAAATTACGATCTGAATGGAGGCAACGTCTTGTTGACGCCGAACGTGGTATCACATTCGGAATCCGCCTGGACAGCACGTTCTTCATACACTTCTTTACCGGGAGCGCCGTCATTGCCGGTGCCATGTTACTAGGTTTATCGGCAACGCACTGGGCGATTATTGTTCTGGCAATGACAACCGTATTGTGCGCTCAAATGTTTAACCAAGTTTTGAAATCGATCTGGAAGTTGCTCGGAAACCATTTACCTGCAGAATCACAAAATACATTTAAAGCAGGTACTGCCGCTGTCTGTGTCAGTATTATTGGTTCGGTGATCACGATTGCAATCATATTTTGTTCTGCCCTCTACCGTCTTCTCTTCTAA
- a CDS encoding LPS-assembly protein LptD: MSGEINPVSRYVSHTIWQAVVILTMLGGLVTIAPAQTSFFGAPKASYEESEYVPPEEAPIEISAEYSQRWEKDFVEVSILKGNCLIKQGEAVLRARQMVIWHRKTRKTNRVSIYLEGEVRVDLPGESKNENSLLVNLVTQKGVKADIRRSSTITASQDDPLLKRAIQRRGTPHDHQLKRAQFIVEKPPLEGPELNTVPAPELKVNFRRIRLFPRSAVPYNVQSFPSTHTVPPEQIWVITGGVNLLIDGIDGVGMVDMSADRIIIWTDGRNTQNFNSEIRQSKETPFEIYLEGNIEIRQGTYYLKANRAFYDAREERGVLLDAELKTHVPELGEEIRIRASHIRQLSKGAYLAQNGWATGSQFGKPGYRIQSSDIFIEDRYTTPWLGAGSNELDPLTGQPVPHKRAWLSSSNNTFRIKNIPLFYLPYITSPAEDIYFPIIGLRPGNDRIFGFQIESQWDMYKLLGLERRPGTKWEGQLDYYSIRGIGIGQAGSYAGENLLGFDNIFNGNGELFYIHDSGTDNLGLDRRALIPSTKDRYFLNHRHRQDSPFGVTLIAEGGLLSDRNFLEQYFETEFDNDKDIETLLHLKQQQENWSWSIIGRTRLNDFTNTTDWLPKGDLYLLGEPLFGNLLSWTSHSSIGYGKLKPGAPPYNPTEDVFTPLPFIADSQGVVAMTRHQLEAPFNLGPIKLVPYVMGEAAYWEEGLQQQKIDRLYGSAGLRGSILFERIFPDVYSSFFNLNGLAHKMSLEGDYSFSNSSEDLTNIAQYNEFDDNAQERFRQRLVINTFGGTLPPQFDPRFYAVRTGAGRGVTDPYYELVDDQQVLRMAWRHRLQTKTGPPDRMRIKDWMTLDLEASYFPDAQRDNFGEDIGLLGGHYQWFLGDRTTLAANAYYDLFDGGQQLWDVSLTSQRTNRLSVNVALQQIKGGGGLDSQILSASLNYVMSQKWSAGISTAYDLGENINRGQTLSLTRTGADFLMSLGMTYDQSTGNAGIGLTIMPRFGNFGAGPADFSSLLGNNTQ; encoded by the coding sequence GTGTCGGGCGAGATCAATCCCGTCTCTCGCTATGTTTCGCACACGATCTGGCAAGCTGTTGTTATATTAACAATGCTTGGCGGCCTAGTCACGATTGCGCCTGCTCAAACAAGTTTTTTCGGTGCCCCCAAAGCCTCTTATGAAGAATCAGAATATGTCCCCCCCGAAGAGGCTCCCATTGAAATCTCTGCTGAATACTCCCAACGATGGGAGAAAGATTTTGTAGAAGTCTCGATTCTGAAAGGCAACTGTCTTATCAAACAGGGAGAGGCCGTTCTCAGAGCACGGCAAATGGTCATCTGGCATCGAAAAACCAGAAAAACCAATCGTGTTTCGATCTATCTTGAGGGAGAAGTTCGTGTTGACCTTCCGGGAGAGTCAAAGAACGAAAACAGTTTGCTGGTTAATCTGGTTACCCAAAAAGGTGTAAAGGCAGATATAAGGCGTTCATCCACAATCACAGCCTCTCAGGATGACCCTTTATTGAAACGAGCCATCCAACGTCGTGGTACTCCACATGATCATCAGTTGAAACGTGCGCAATTTATTGTTGAAAAACCTCCACTTGAAGGACCAGAATTAAACACCGTTCCTGCACCTGAACTCAAGGTTAACTTTCGAAGAATTCGACTATTTCCACGCAGCGCTGTCCCGTACAACGTCCAAAGTTTTCCCTCTACTCATACCGTTCCTCCTGAGCAGATCTGGGTCATTACAGGTGGAGTGAACCTTTTAATTGATGGTATCGACGGTGTGGGGATGGTTGATATGTCAGCAGATCGCATCATCATTTGGACTGATGGACGTAATACACAAAACTTTAATTCTGAGATCCGTCAGTCAAAAGAAACTCCCTTCGAAATCTATCTCGAAGGCAATATTGAAATTCGTCAAGGTACTTACTATCTCAAAGCAAACCGTGCCTTTTATGACGCGCGCGAAGAGAGAGGGGTTTTGCTAGACGCAGAACTCAAGACTCATGTTCCTGAATTGGGAGAAGAGATCCGAATTCGAGCGAGCCATATCCGTCAGTTATCGAAAGGTGCTTATCTGGCTCAAAATGGCTGGGCCACAGGAAGTCAATTTGGAAAGCCCGGCTATCGCATTCAATCATCCGATATCTTTATTGAAGATCGGTATACAACTCCCTGGCTCGGTGCAGGCTCGAACGAACTTGACCCCCTCACAGGTCAACCCGTTCCCCACAAACGCGCCTGGCTCTCCAGTTCTAATAATACATTCCGTATAAAAAATATTCCGCTATTTTATCTGCCTTACATCACGAGTCCGGCTGAAGACATTTACTTCCCGATTATCGGTTTGCGGCCTGGAAACGATCGTATCTTTGGATTTCAGATTGAAAGTCAATGGGATATGTACAAGCTGCTTGGCCTCGAACGTCGACCGGGAACAAAGTGGGAAGGGCAGCTCGATTACTATTCAATTCGCGGTATTGGCATAGGACAAGCGGGAAGTTATGCAGGGGAAAACCTGCTGGGGTTTGATAATATTTTCAATGGTAATGGAGAATTGTTTTACATACATGACAGTGGTACAGATAACCTGGGTCTGGATCGCAGAGCACTCATTCCTTCTACAAAAGATCGTTACTTTCTCAACCATAGACACAGACAGGATTCTCCCTTTGGAGTCACACTGATCGCAGAAGGTGGTCTGCTCTCTGATCGAAACTTTCTGGAACAATATTTTGAAACAGAATTCGACAACGACAAAGATATCGAAACGCTGCTACATCTCAAGCAGCAACAGGAAAACTGGTCCTGGTCAATCATAGGTAGGACCAGATTGAATGATTTTACCAATACTACAGACTGGCTTCCTAAAGGTGACCTTTATTTACTCGGGGAGCCTTTGTTCGGAAATCTGTTGAGCTGGACTTCACACTCTTCGATCGGTTATGGAAAACTAAAGCCTGGCGCCCCACCTTATAATCCTACTGAAGACGTATTCACACCACTGCCTTTTATTGCCGATTCTCAAGGTGTAGTCGCAATGACTCGACATCAACTTGAAGCCCCCTTCAATCTGGGTCCGATTAAACTGGTGCCCTACGTCATGGGTGAGGCCGCGTATTGGGAAGAAGGTCTACAACAACAAAAAATCGATCGACTTTATGGCTCTGCGGGATTGCGAGGTAGCATCTTATTTGAACGCATTTTCCCAGATGTCTACAGCTCATTTTTTAATCTTAACGGACTAGCCCATAAGATGTCACTGGAAGGGGACTACTCATTCAGTAATTCAAGTGAAGACCTGACGAACATTGCTCAATACAATGAATTTGATGACAACGCTCAGGAGCGCTTTCGTCAAAGACTGGTAATCAATACCTTTGGAGGGACATTACCACCCCAGTTTGATCCTCGATTCTATGCTGTCCGAACAGGTGCTGGCCGCGGTGTAACTGATCCTTACTATGAATTAGTCGATGACCAACAAGTATTGAGAATGGCCTGGCGACATCGCCTGCAAACTAAAACAGGCCCTCCTGATCGAATGCGAATCAAAGACTGGATGACGCTTGATCTGGAAGCATCCTATTTTCCCGATGCCCAACGCGATAACTTTGGCGAAGATATCGGTTTACTCGGAGGACATTATCAATGGTTTCTTGGTGACCGCACCACATTAGCAGCGAACGCCTACTATGATTTGTTCGATGGAGGCCAACAACTTTGGGATGTTTCTTTGACCAGCCAACGTACGAATCGCTTGTCCGTCAATGTTGCTTTGCAACAAATTAAAGGAGGCGGCGGTCTAGATAGTCAAATTCTATCTGCCTCTCTGAATTATGTCATGAGTCAAAAGTGGAGTGCCGGGATCAGCACTGCCTATGATTTAGGAGAAAACATTAACCGCGGACAAACCCTCTCGCTCACTAGAACGGGAGCCGACTTTCTCATGAGCCTTGGAATGACTTATGATCAAAGTACGGGCAATGCCGGCATCGGTTTAACCATCATGCCACGTTTTGGGAACTTCGGCGCGGGGCCAGCTGATTTTTCTTCGTTACTTGGTAATAATACTCAATAA